Proteins encoded in a region of the Prochlorothrix hollandica PCC 9006 = CALU 1027 genome:
- a CDS encoding M48 family metalloprotease: protein MDPSPESPLAQFLDPAFPWPRIPRVKRRQRLGLPPITSVTLAGGFLGLVWLLYQLLNQGFWPDWIQRSSATGVILLAVPLGWGLGHLRQPVEQELGSLNGRLAEIWGLLGWGLAWPWLGSTLGRWGDRALAWIPLVPSLELAHGLEQVGRGTLVLAGVALVASPWLWDVVLQVCHGLQPHSPKTLKLQRPETSQVLRRFFCQRHKLPLVTLGVLPTATPLIFSYGHLPRNTRVVVSQGLLDALEDEELAAIVAAELSLVDDRSSWILPSLSLVLQLPYGLYWQSAQWGDQCQRRAWGLPGVPPPRRVSPTPRTAFNRQFQGTIDPAYSGTQPQMQPSQAQRSPAASPKPRRPRTGQQWLWQGLAYGCPLVSGVGYGLFKLGRWTLLAIARHRADRGDRGSADFCSNPNGYSRALLKLALQVAHCLEQRQETPALLESLELLQPLGYCAAMAAAQSAYAAAAVCAPPPILLLTAPPGSEPSSEPSTEPASPPASPPASPPASLPKPSPASQPQPSAEPSPETRPGSESDTQSNTQSQTQSQTQSQTQPNPEARPGAAIPPQVSAASPRDGTQPIAVGPPIPPAFTPLPAPPGTPLPAPPGTPLPAPPGTPLLAAPLQSDRRLDTWLTYLHWDCLNPQRHWLSLNQAQPPLGDRIARLNGYGQGWKLDPTFPLPAPTAPLAPPIDRWWHQLRRPQSRYKLPQIQRELYHLWQGWQRLLTQGSPFGGLALGLVGGLLLWFLGALLTLMGFWQFAWLFGELSLLSATLPLGVCGGILLRNNRFFPDFPRRILTTASDFQWLLVDVERLPYESIAVRWRGKVVGRSGLANSLGQDLWLETPLGLIKLHHTTPFGPLGLLHPRHQPQHWVGTTVVVQGWLRRGNTVWIDVDLVRTEAGRMVQGYHPQWLLGVAIVAFVYSLSAFLA from the coding sequence ATGGATCCTTCCCCCGAGTCCCCCTTAGCCCAGTTCTTAGACCCCGCCTTTCCCTGGCCCCGCATTCCTCGGGTCAAACGTCGCCAACGCCTGGGACTCCCCCCCATTACCTCGGTCACCCTAGCGGGTGGTTTTTTAGGGCTGGTGTGGCTGCTGTACCAGCTTTTGAACCAAGGCTTTTGGCCCGACTGGATCCAGCGATCCAGTGCCACAGGCGTGATCCTGCTGGCGGTGCCCCTGGGGTGGGGACTAGGGCACCTGCGGCAACCGGTGGAGCAGGAATTGGGATCCCTCAATGGACGACTGGCGGAGATCTGGGGGCTGCTGGGGTGGGGGTTGGCTTGGCCCTGGCTGGGTTCTACCTTGGGGCGTTGGGGCGATCGGGCCTTAGCTTGGATCCCCCTGGTGCCTAGCCTAGAGCTAGCCCATGGCCTGGAGCAGGTGGGCCGAGGAACCCTGGTTTTGGCGGGAGTGGCCCTGGTGGCTTCGCCGTGGCTGTGGGACGTGGTTTTACAGGTCTGCCACGGGTTACAGCCCCATAGTCCCAAAACCTTAAAGCTCCAGCGCCCGGAAACCAGCCAAGTCCTGCGGCGTTTTTTCTGCCAACGCCATAAGCTGCCCCTGGTCACCTTGGGGGTTTTGCCCACCGCCACCCCCCTTATTTTCAGTTATGGTCATTTGCCCCGCAATACCCGCGTGGTGGTTAGCCAAGGTCTGTTGGATGCCCTAGAGGATGAAGAGTTGGCGGCGATCGTGGCCGCAGAACTGAGCTTAGTGGACGATCGCAGCAGTTGGATCCTCCCCAGTTTGAGCCTAGTGCTGCAATTACCCTATGGCCTGTATTGGCAAAGCGCCCAATGGGGAGACCAATGCCAGCGGCGGGCCTGGGGTTTGCCCGGTGTGCCACCACCCCGACGGGTCAGCCCCACCCCCCGGACGGCCTTTAACCGTCAGTTCCAGGGCACGATCGACCCTGCCTACAGCGGCACCCAGCCCCAAATGCAGCCCTCCCAGGCCCAGCGCTCCCCTGCCGCCTCTCCCAAACCCCGCCGCCCCCGCACCGGGCAACAGTGGCTGTGGCAAGGGCTGGCCTATGGCTGTCCCCTGGTATCGGGGGTTGGCTATGGTCTGTTTAAGCTGGGACGGTGGACCCTGCTGGCGATCGCGCGGCACCGGGCCGATCGGGGCGATCGCGGTTCTGCTGACTTTTGCAGCAACCCCAATGGCTACAGCCGTGCCCTCCTCAAGCTGGCCCTCCAGGTGGCCCACTGCTTGGAACAGCGCCAGGAAACCCCGGCCCTCCTGGAAAGTCTGGAATTATTGCAACCCCTGGGCTATTGTGCCGCCATGGCTGCAGCCCAATCGGCCTATGCCGCCGCCGCTGTCTGTGCCCCGCCGCCCATTTTGCTGTTGACTGCACCCCCCGGTTCTGAGCCAAGTTCTGAACCAAGCACCGAGCCAGCATCTCCACCCGCATCTCCACCCGCATCTCCACCCGCATCTCTGCCAAAACCTTCACCCGCATCTCAGCCACAACCTTCAGCAGAACCTTCACCAGAAACTCGACCAGGCAGCGAGTCCGATACCCAGTCCAATACCCAGTCCCAAACCCAGTCCCAAACCCAGTCCCAAACCCAGCCAAACCCTGAAGCCAGACCAGGGGCTGCGATACCCCCTCAGGTGTCCGCTGCTAGCCCCCGGGATGGAACCCAGCCGATCGCCGTTGGACCCCCTATTCCCCCAGCTTTTACTCCCCTACCTGCGCCCCCTGGGACTCCTCTGCCTGCGCCCCCTGGGACTCCTCTGCCTGCGCCCCCTGGGACTCCTCTGCTGGCCGCTCCTCTCCAGTCCGATCGTCGCCTAGACACCTGGCTCACCTACCTCCACTGGGACTGCCTCAATCCCCAACGCCACTGGCTCAGCCTCAACCAAGCCCAGCCCCCCCTAGGGGATCGCATTGCCCGTCTCAACGGCTATGGCCAGGGCTGGAAACTGGATCCCACCTTTCCCCTGCCCGCCCCAACGGCTCCCCTCGCTCCCCCGATCGATCGTTGGTGGCACCAGCTCCGCCGTCCCCAGTCCCGCTATAAGCTGCCCCAAATTCAGCGGGAACTCTATCACCTGTGGCAAGGGTGGCAACGGCTGCTAACCCAGGGATCTCCCTTTGGGGGGCTAGCCCTAGGGCTGGTGGGGGGGTTACTGCTGTGGTTCCTGGGGGCATTGCTGACCTTGATGGGATTTTGGCAGTTTGCCTGGTTATTTGGGGAACTGTCCCTGCTGAGCGCCACCCTCCCCCTGGGGGTTTGTGGGGGGATCCTGCTGCGCAACAACCGCTTTTTTCCCGATTTCCCCCGGCGAATTTTGACCACAGCCTCGGATTTTCAATGGCTGTTGGTGGATGTGGAACGGTTACCCTATGAATCCATTGCGGTGCGGTGGCGGGGCAAGGTGGTAGGGCGATCGGGACTGGCCAACAGCCTCGGCCAAGATCTCTGGCTCGAAACCCCCCTGGGTCTGATCAAGCTGCACCACACCACCCCCTTCGGTCCCTTAGGGCTGCTGCACCCCCGACACCAACCCCAACACTGGGTAGGCACTACTGTAGTGGTTCAGGGTTGGCTACGGCGGGGCAATACGGTGTGGATTGATGTGGATCTGGTGCGCACGGAAGCAGGGCGCATGGTGCAGGGCTATCATCCCCAGTGGTTGCTGGGGGTGGCGATCGTCGCCTTCGTTTATAGCCTTAGCGCTTTCCTGGCTTAG
- a CDS encoding FecCD family ABC transporter permease — protein MIQLLLLLVLLGLMFLSLLGGDIAVTWGDVGRSLLGLPGVSPGDTWVVHQLRLPRTLIAVGAGMALALAGTLTQGITRNPLASPSVLGFTGGAALGAIGSVVLLPTGQPWLVSLAALGGALGVALLLVVLTQHQSYAPLRLVLVGLGLGLGTAAALQIFLALGDLNQVSQGLFWLTGSVYGRTWGQVALLWPALGFLVLILVGTRQSQVLDALALGEGVAQGLGVRLGWQRGSLLGCSVVLTAIAVAAAGSIGFVGLMAPHMARQWVGALHRDLLPTAALVGGVLVVGSDGLGRWLFAPIEVPCGVITAAIGGSYFLYLLLRQRRPSA, from the coding sequence ATGATCCAACTGCTGCTGTTGCTCGTTCTGCTGGGGCTGATGTTCCTCAGCCTTCTGGGGGGGGATATTGCCGTGACCTGGGGGGATGTGGGGCGATCGCTGCTCGGACTGCCGGGAGTCTCGCCGGGGGATACCTGGGTCGTACACCAGTTACGCTTGCCTCGCACCCTCATCGCCGTTGGGGCGGGCATGGCCTTAGCCCTCGCCGGAACCCTCACCCAGGGCATCACCCGCAATCCCCTCGCCTCCCCCAGCGTCCTCGGCTTCACCGGAGGAGCGGCCCTCGGAGCCATTGGGTCCGTCGTCCTGCTGCCCACGGGTCAGCCCTGGCTGGTTTCCCTGGCCGCCTTGGGGGGGGCGTTGGGCGTGGCATTGTTGCTGGTGGTGCTGACCCAACACCAGAGTTATGCGCCCCTACGATTGGTGCTGGTGGGCCTGGGCTTGGGGCTGGGGACCGCTGCCGCCCTTCAGATCTTTCTGGCCCTGGGGGATCTGAACCAGGTCAGTCAGGGGCTGTTTTGGCTGACGGGCAGCGTTTATGGCCGCACCTGGGGGCAGGTGGCCTTACTGTGGCCCGCTTTGGGGTTCTTGGTGCTGATTCTCGTGGGTACCCGCCAGAGCCAGGTGCTCGATGCCTTGGCCCTGGGAGAAGGGGTGGCCCAAGGCTTGGGGGTGCGCCTGGGTTGGCAGCGGGGCAGTTTATTGGGGTGCAGTGTGGTGTTGACGGCGATCGCCGTGGCCGCAGCGGGCAGCATTGGCTTTGTGGGACTGATGGCTCCCCATATGGCGCGGCAGTGGGTGGGGGCGCTGCACCGGGATCTATTGCCCACAGCGGCTTTGGTGGGAGGGGTTTTGGTGGTGGGATCCGATGGCCTGGGGCGGTGGCTGTTTGCCCCGATCGAGGTGCCCTGTGGGGTGATTACAGCGGCGATCGGCGGCTCCTATTTCCTCTACCTTTTGCTGCGACAACGCCGACCGTCGGCCTGA